One stretch of Candidatus Baltobacteraceae bacterium DNA includes these proteins:
- the rpsJ gene encoding 30S ribosomal protein S10 — MSKQKIRIRLKAFDHKVLDQSAERIVDTAKRTGAFVSGPVPLPTEINRFCVQRSTNNDKKSREHFEMRTHKRLIDILQASPKTMDALMHLDLPAGVDIELKA, encoded by the coding sequence ATGTCAAAGCAGAAGATTCGCATTCGTCTGAAAGCGTTCGATCACAAGGTTCTCGACCAGTCGGCCGAGCGTATCGTCGACACCGCCAAACGCACCGGTGCGTTCGTGAGCGGTCCGGTACCGCTTCCGACCGAGATCAATCGCTTTTGCGTGCAGCGCTCGACGAACAACGACAAGAAGTCGCGCGAACACTTCGAGATGCGCACCCACAAGCGCCTCATCGACATCCTCCAGGCCTCGCCCAAGACGATGGATGCGCTGATGCACCTCGATCTGCCCGCCGGCGTGGACATCGAACTCAAGGCTTAG
- a CDS encoding Uma2 family endonuclease — translation MREDRQTMHVIDEIDDSEKPYIEYLAGRAVPKVSPKRRHGIVQGRLWAILQELARGRGDVATEWRCYLPAEPRRTSLVPDVAFISNERLAPLTEDEREMPQSAPDIAIEVRSEDDKRKNLGWKIAAYLRHGAVLVLDVLPLERRIVAHTRAVARIHGRRPLHVRRTPVALVRRA, via the coding sequence ATGCGCGAGGACCGGCAAACCATGCACGTCATCGACGAAATCGACGACTCCGAGAAGCCCTATATCGAATATCTCGCCGGCCGGGCGGTGCCGAAGGTGAGCCCGAAGCGCCGGCACGGGATCGTCCAGGGGAGGCTTTGGGCAATTCTCCAAGAGCTTGCACGCGGGCGCGGCGACGTGGCCACCGAGTGGCGCTGCTACTTGCCGGCCGAACCGCGCCGCACGTCGCTCGTCCCCGACGTCGCATTCATTTCGAACGAGCGCCTCGCGCCGTTGACCGAGGACGAACGCGAGATGCCGCAGTCCGCGCCGGATATCGCGATCGAGGTCCGTTCGGAGGATGACAAGCGGAAGAACCTCGGTTGGAAGATTGCGGCCTATCTGCGCCACGGCGCGGTGCTCGTGCTCGACGTGCTGCCGCTCGAGCGTAGGATCGTCGCGCACACGCGCGCGGTCGCGCGAATTCACGGAAGACGACCGCTTCACGTGCGACGCACTCCCGTGGCTCTCGTTCGACGTGCGTGA
- a CDS encoding DUF5654 family protein: MELKPTYLGTMISLATVAFGLIAAGAWNKFIADFIAIFLKPGSGVWAEFVYAVIITIVAILVVRGLGKLADRQAK; encoded by the coding sequence ATGGAACTCAAGCCGACCTACCTGGGCACGATGATCTCGCTTGCGACCGTGGCATTCGGGTTGATTGCCGCGGGCGCGTGGAACAAGTTCATCGCCGACTTCATCGCGATCTTTCTGAAGCCCGGTTCCGGCGTGTGGGCCGAGTTCGTCTACGCCGTCATCATTACGATCGTCGCGATCCTCGTGGTGCGGGGTTTAGGGAAGCTCGCCGACCGCCAAGCGAAGTAA
- a CDS encoding class I SAM-dependent methyltransferase, translated as MSFDSTARFGERAGDYARFRPGYPREAIEAVLEGFVAPAVADLGAGTGISSALLADSGAKVFAVEPNASMRSSIPTRPDVIPIDGTAESTNLPDRSIDVVTAFQAYHWFDPQRVLAEAVRIGRERLRFGAVWNERDPADAFAREYEAVVRPYMTDDTESRRRKSAIDDDLRARRWGRVRVLEFRHRQDLDWESLIGRTRSTSYLPREGPEYEAMAAQLRALYDRAGDYGGAHFVLVTSVHLGERQ; from the coding sequence ATGTCATTCGATTCCACGGCGCGTTTCGGTGAACGTGCCGGCGATTACGCGCGCTTTCGCCCGGGCTACCCGCGCGAAGCGATCGAGGCCGTGCTCGAGGGCTTCGTCGCTCCTGCAGTCGCCGATCTCGGCGCGGGCACCGGCATTTCGTCGGCGTTGCTTGCCGATTCGGGCGCGAAGGTCTTTGCGGTCGAGCCCAACGCCTCGATGCGCTCGTCGATACCTACGCGTCCCGACGTCATTCCCATCGACGGCACGGCGGAGTCGACGAATTTGCCGGATCGCAGCATCGACGTCGTTACCGCGTTCCAGGCGTATCACTGGTTCGATCCGCAGCGAGTACTCGCGGAAGCGGTGCGCATCGGCCGCGAACGCCTGCGCTTCGGGGCGGTTTGGAACGAGCGCGATCCGGCCGACGCCTTCGCGCGTGAGTACGAAGCGGTCGTACGGCCGTATATGACCGACGATACCGAATCGCGACGGCGCAAGAGTGCGATCGACGACGACCTGCGCGCGCGCCGTTGGGGCCGAGTCCGCGTGCTCGAATTCCGTCACCGGCAGGACCTGGATTGGGAGAGCCTGATCGGCCGAACCCGTTCGACGTCGTACCTCCCGCGCGAAGGCCCGGAGTACGAAGCGATGGCAGCGCAATTGCGCGCACTCTACGACCGCGCCGGCGATTACGGCGGCGCGCATTTCGTGCTGGTTACCAGCGTGCACCTTGGCGAACGACAATGA
- a CDS encoding aldo/keto reductase yields the protein MVGALGLGCMGMSEFYGAGDEAESIRTIHRALELGVTMLDTADMYGPHTNELLVGKAIRDRRDRVFLATKFGIVRDPSDTTRRSISGRPEYVRTACEGSLKRLGVDHIDLYYQHRVDVSTPIEETVGAMADLVRSGKVRYLGLSEASAANVRRAYAVHPIAALQNEWSLWSRDLEENGQLAAARELGVSIVAYSPLGRGFLTGALKSPDDFAPNDFRRSSPRFMGENFQKNLDLVERVAELAKKKNCTASQLALAWLLAKGPDVIPIPGTKRVKYLEENVGAVNVKLSDGELRDLEAVFPMGAASGARYADMSFVNR from the coding sequence ATGGTCGGAGCGTTAGGGCTCGGCTGCATGGGCATGTCGGAATTCTATGGAGCGGGCGACGAAGCGGAATCGATTCGCACGATTCATCGCGCCCTCGAACTGGGCGTGACGATGCTCGACACGGCCGACATGTACGGGCCGCACACCAACGAGCTGCTCGTCGGCAAAGCGATCCGCGACCGGCGCGATCGCGTCTTTCTGGCGACGAAATTCGGGATCGTGCGCGATCCGTCGGACACGACGCGGCGCAGCATCAGCGGAAGGCCCGAGTACGTCCGCACCGCGTGTGAGGGCTCGCTCAAACGTTTGGGCGTCGACCACATCGATCTCTATTATCAGCATCGTGTCGACGTCTCGACCCCGATCGAAGAAACGGTCGGCGCGATGGCCGACCTGGTGCGCTCCGGCAAGGTACGCTATCTCGGACTCTCCGAAGCGAGCGCGGCCAACGTGCGGCGCGCGTACGCGGTGCACCCGATCGCGGCGCTTCAGAACGAATGGTCGCTGTGGTCGCGGGATCTCGAAGAGAACGGCCAACTCGCGGCCGCGCGCGAGTTGGGCGTTTCGATCGTCGCCTATTCGCCGCTCGGGCGCGGCTTTCTCACCGGTGCACTCAAGAGCCCGGACGACTTCGCCCCCAATGACTTCCGGCGCTCGAGCCCGCGCTTCATGGGCGAGAACTTTCAAAAGAATCTCGACTTGGTCGAACGCGTCGCCGAGTTGGCGAAGAAAAAGAATTGCACGGCCTCGCAGCTCGCGCTGGCGTGGCTGCTTGCCAAGGGGCCTGACGTCATTCCTATTCCGGGAACCAAGCGAGTGAAATATCTCGAAGAAAACGTCGGAGCGGTGAACGTGAAGCTTAGCGATGGTGAGCTGCGCGATCTCGAAGCGGTCTTTCCCATGGGTGCGGCCAGCGGTGCGCGTTATGCCGACATGAGCTTCGTGAACCGATGA
- a CDS encoding acyl-CoA dehydrogenase family protein: MTLRQAQDRPTAHARRSQSAAAPDAVDFLDLDALLSGEERLVRDTVRTFVRERVLPNVAQWFEDGILPREIGTELGKLGLLGMHLEGYECPGASAVAYGLACMELEAGDSGIRSFASVQGSLAMFAIHHWGSEEQKHEWLPLMARGQKIGCFGLTEPDFGSNPAAMRTFARRAGSDWMLSGTKMWITNGSLADVAIVWANTDEGIRGFVVPTATPGFSATDVHRKLSLRASITSELVLDDVRLPAEAQLPLAKGLAGPLACLNEARYGIIWGSIGAARTCYETALDYAKTRVQFDRPIGGFQLTQEKLANMLIELGKGSLLALHLGRMKDEGRLHPSQVSFGKLNNVREALAIAREARTILGANGVTLEYPVIRHMNNLESVLTYEGTSEVHMLILGQQITGLAAFT; encoded by the coding sequence ATGACCCTTCGACAAGCTCAGGACAGGCCCACCGCACACGCAAGACGATCGCAGTCCGCTGCAGCACCCGATGCGGTCGATTTCCTGGACCTGGATGCGCTCCTGAGTGGTGAGGAGCGGCTCGTACGCGATACGGTTCGCACGTTCGTACGCGAGCGCGTGCTGCCCAACGTTGCACAGTGGTTCGAAGACGGCATCTTGCCGCGCGAGATCGGAACCGAACTCGGAAAACTCGGATTGCTCGGCATGCATTTGGAGGGGTACGAGTGTCCGGGCGCAAGCGCGGTCGCGTACGGGCTTGCGTGCATGGAACTTGAAGCCGGCGACTCGGGCATTCGCAGCTTTGCTTCGGTGCAAGGCTCGCTTGCGATGTTCGCGATCCATCACTGGGGCAGCGAAGAGCAGAAACATGAGTGGCTGCCCCTGATGGCGCGCGGCCAGAAGATCGGGTGTTTTGGTTTGACCGAACCCGACTTCGGCAGCAATCCCGCCGCCATGCGAACGTTCGCGCGGCGCGCCGGAAGCGACTGGATGTTGAGCGGCACCAAGATGTGGATCACCAACGGATCGCTCGCCGACGTCGCCATCGTGTGGGCCAACACCGACGAGGGCATCCGCGGCTTCGTCGTCCCTACCGCGACCCCCGGGTTTTCCGCGACCGACGTACACCGTAAACTCTCGCTGCGCGCGAGCATCACGAGCGAGCTCGTGCTCGACGACGTGCGCCTCCCCGCCGAAGCGCAGTTGCCGCTGGCGAAAGGGCTTGCCGGCCCGCTCGCGTGTTTGAACGAGGCCCGCTATGGCATCATCTGGGGTTCGATCGGCGCCGCGCGCACCTGTTATGAGACCGCGCTCGACTACGCCAAGACGCGCGTGCAGTTCGATCGGCCGATCGGCGGATTTCAGCTTACGCAAGAAAAACTCGCGAACATGCTGATCGAACTCGGGAAAGGGTCGCTGCTCGCGCTGCATCTGGGCCGGATGAAGGACGAAGGCCGTCTCCATCCTTCACAGGTGAGCTTCGGCAAACTGAACAACGTGCGCGAGGCACTGGCGATCGCGCGCGAAGCGCGCACGATCCTCGGTGCCAACGGTGTGACGCTGGAGTACCCGGTCATCCGCCACATGAACAACCTCGAGTCGGTGCTGACCTACGAAGGCACGAGCGAAGTCCACATGCTGATCCTCGGCCAGCAGATTACGGGACTCGCAGCGTTTACGTAA
- a CDS encoding aldo/keto reductase, with amino-acid sequence MATKISAAASGQFVIGGDLKVNRLGFGAMRVTGAGIWGDPADPAGARKTLELLPELGVNFIDTADSYGPEVSENLLREALHPYRGMTIATKGGLTRQGPGNWDPVGRAGYLKQCVLMSLRRLDVERIDLWQLHRIDPETPREEQFETIAEMRSKGYIRHVGLSEVSVADIEEAQRYFPVVTIQNQYNLVDRKSEGVLEYCEAHGIGFIPWFPLAAGDLAKPGSALSTIARRLDATPSQVALAWTLKRSPVMLPIPGTSRADHLEENVAAAALKLSDEDFADLDHQARALT; translated from the coding sequence ATGGCTACGAAAATTTCCGCCGCTGCATCGGGACAGTTCGTTATCGGCGGCGACCTCAAGGTCAATCGGCTCGGCTTCGGCGCGATGCGAGTAACCGGTGCCGGCATCTGGGGCGATCCGGCAGATCCCGCCGGCGCGCGCAAAACGTTAGAGCTCCTACCCGAGCTTGGCGTCAACTTCATCGACACGGCGGACAGCTACGGGCCCGAGGTCAGCGAGAATCTGCTGCGCGAGGCGCTGCATCCATACCGCGGGATGACGATTGCGACCAAGGGCGGCTTGACCCGCCAAGGACCGGGTAACTGGGATCCGGTAGGACGCGCCGGTTATTTGAAGCAGTGCGTACTGATGAGCCTGCGCCGGCTCGACGTCGAGCGCATCGATCTCTGGCAACTGCACCGCATCGATCCGGAGACCCCGCGCGAAGAGCAGTTCGAGACGATCGCGGAGATGCGGTCGAAGGGGTACATCCGTCACGTCGGCTTGAGCGAAGTGAGCGTCGCGGACATCGAAGAAGCGCAACGCTACTTCCCGGTCGTTACCATTCAGAACCAATACAACCTGGTCGATCGCAAGAGCGAGGGCGTGCTCGAGTACTGCGAAGCGCACGGTATCGGATTCATTCCGTGGTTTCCGCTCGCTGCCGGCGACTTGGCCAAGCCGGGTTCAGCGCTTTCGACGATCGCGCGGCGCCTCGATGCGACGCCCTCGCAAGTCGCCTTGGCTTGGACGCTCAAGCGCTCGCCGGTGATGTTGCCGATTCCGGGAACCTCGCGCGCCGATCATCTCGAGGAGAACGTTGCTGCAGCTGCGCTCAAACTTTCAGACGAGGATTTCGCCGACCTCGACCATCAGGCGCGCGCGCTTACGTAA
- a CDS encoding peptide ABC transporter substrate-binding protein: MRLLALMLLGVLIAGCARPGVVRSRDQLVIVQTQDFTSLDPIFVSGVGGQELAALMYSYLVKFNDRGELVPDAASVVPTQANGGISADGRTIVYHLRPGVRFSDGNELTSFDVAETIARVAFPGSDVPSRVAYDDVAAIATPDERTIKVFLRTPYAPIVLYLCGPGNAIPILPARLLRGHARLHTTQLDSMPLGSGPYELAHWTRGERLELRANPYYFGGTPKIARITILPVPSSNTAFTMLRSGEADAYVNADDSQYALLAALPGKRTEAVPIDGTGALIFDTAHPALSDPRVRRALTLALNVRAVVNKTLLGHSRWRNPGRGLFEWAYDPRAYAMPGYDPAQAVRLLEKAGWRLGAGGVRRKDGMALDLDVIFRADKPSALEMATQMQAEERAIGVRLSLRRFAVSALVAPGGPLYGGHYDLALFPFIAGFDPDVRDQFSCRRVPPHGFNKSRYCNPALDSIMQEAVLPYERSQRIPYYRRIQRVLARDLPMVAMYQAVSINTFPAWLRGEHSAVNTPFWNVGRWRYEAARN, encoded by the coding sequence ATGCGGCTATTAGCTTTGATGCTGCTCGGTGTTCTTATTGCCGGTTGCGCCCGGCCGGGGGTCGTTCGAAGCCGCGACCAGCTCGTCATCGTCCAGACGCAAGATTTTACGAGTCTGGACCCTATTTTTGTTAGCGGGGTGGGCGGTCAAGAGCTTGCCGCGCTGATGTATTCCTATTTAGTGAAGTTCAACGACCGGGGCGAGCTCGTTCCGGATGCCGCGAGCGTGGTTCCGACCCAAGCCAACGGCGGGATCAGCGCCGACGGGCGGACGATCGTCTATCACCTTCGACCGGGCGTGCGCTTTTCGGACGGGAACGAGCTGACCTCGTTCGACGTCGCCGAGACGATCGCGCGCGTGGCCTTCCCCGGCAGCGACGTCCCCTCGCGGGTCGCCTACGACGACGTCGCGGCGATCGCAACCCCGGACGAGCGGACCATCAAGGTTTTTCTGCGCACCCCCTACGCGCCGATCGTGCTCTATCTCTGCGGGCCCGGCAATGCCATTCCAATTCTGCCCGCTCGGCTGCTCCGGGGCCACGCTCGCCTGCACACCACGCAACTCGACAGCATGCCGCTGGGCAGCGGGCCTTACGAGCTCGCGCATTGGACTCGAGGTGAACGCCTCGAGCTGCGCGCCAATCCGTACTACTTCGGCGGAACGCCGAAGATCGCACGCATTACGATCCTTCCCGTGCCCTCGTCGAACACGGCCTTCACCATGCTGCGCAGCGGTGAAGCGGACGCCTACGTGAATGCGGACGACTCACAATATGCGCTGCTGGCGGCATTGCCGGGCAAACGCACCGAAGCGGTGCCGATCGACGGCACCGGTGCGCTGATTTTCGACACCGCCCATCCGGCGCTCTCGGATCCGCGCGTGCGCCGCGCACTGACGCTCGCGCTCAACGTTCGCGCGGTGGTGAACAAGACGCTGCTGGGTCACTCGCGCTGGCGTAACCCCGGGCGCGGCTTGTTCGAATGGGCGTACGATCCGCGAGCCTATGCGATGCCCGGCTACGATCCCGCGCAGGCAGTGCGTCTGCTCGAAAAAGCCGGGTGGCGGCTGGGCGCCGGCGGCGTTCGCCGAAAAGACGGCATGGCGCTCGATCTCGACGTCATCTTCCGCGCCGATAAACCGAGCGCCCTGGAGATGGCGACGCAGATGCAGGCGGAAGAGCGTGCGATCGGCGTGCGGCTCTCGCTGCGGCGCTTCGCGGTGTCGGCGTTGGTTGCGCCCGGCGGCCCGCTCTATGGCGGGCACTACGACCTCGCCCTCTTTCCGTTCATCGCCGGCTTCGATCCCGACGTGCGCGACCAGTTCTCGTGCCGCCGGGTTCCACCGCACGGCTTCAACAAGTCGCGTTACTGTAACCCGGCGCTCGATAGCATCATGCAAGAAGCGGTGCTTCCGTACGAGCGTTCGCAACGGATTCCATATTACCGCCGGATACAGCGCGTGCTGGCTCGAGATCTGCCGATGGTCGCGATGTATCAGGCGGTCTCGATCAACACGTTTCCCGCTTGGCTTCGCGGCGAGCACAGCGCGGTGAACACACCCTTCTGGAACGTCGGCCGGTGGAGGTACGAAGCCGCGCGAAACTAA
- the rplC gene encoding 50S ribosomal protein L3: MKNILGRKVGMTSVFTDDGRNVPVTVIEAGPCTVVERRTKESHGYDAVALGFGAVKRARVSRALAGHFKKQGVEAARFVREFRTGIDGVEVGQTITVAGFEPGDRVDVIGISKGHGFSGGIKRHNFSGGGASHGSMIHRQPASNGDTNAGRVPKGARRPGHFGVDRTTMQNLEVIRADAERNLLLVRGPVPGPKNALVVLRQSVKRKETAGA; this comes from the coding sequence GTGAAGAACATCCTTGGCCGCAAGGTTGGGATGACGAGCGTGTTCACCGACGACGGGCGCAACGTGCCCGTGACGGTGATCGAAGCCGGTCCCTGCACGGTCGTGGAGCGCCGCACGAAGGAGTCGCATGGCTATGACGCCGTTGCGCTCGGCTTCGGCGCGGTCAAACGCGCGCGCGTATCGCGTGCCCTTGCCGGACATTTCAAGAAACAAGGCGTCGAGGCCGCGCGCTTCGTGCGCGAGTTCCGCACCGGCATCGACGGTGTCGAAGTCGGTCAAACCATCACGGTCGCCGGGTTCGAGCCGGGCGACCGTGTTGATGTCATCGGCATTTCGAAAGGCCATGGCTTTTCGGGCGGCATCAAGCGTCACAATTTCTCGGGCGGCGGCGCCAGCCACGGCTCGATGATTCACCGCCAGCCGGCTTCGAACGGCGACACCAACGCCGGACGCGTTCCCAAAGGTGCGCGTCGTCCGGGACACTTCGGGGTCGATCGGACGACCATGCAAAACCTGGAAGTGATCCGCGCGGACGCCGAGCGCAATCTTCTGCTCGTTCGCGGCCCCGTTCCGGGTCCCAAGAACGCGCTCGTCGTGTTGCGGCAGAGCGTCAAGCGCAAAGAAACGGCGGGAGCGTAA
- the rplD gene encoding 50S ribosomal protein L4, producing MPNVIDATGKIVRDVQTPAIFEQDYSAKSHTLFRAVYRELASPRAGTASTKKRDEVAGGGRKPWRQKGTGRARQGSIRSPQWRHGGVVFGPQPRSYVTDLNKKERKLAFLAALADRFKNGAITVLDAAGFSLTKTNDFAKLVFGSGKAAKTGPSTLIVTVKGEANADAIERVARNLRKVSVTDTGALDVKDVLRFERIIFTTSAYDALGGPAGSARGGAKREARSAVKTLGVPEVQSTLGEGK from the coding sequence ATGCCGAACGTCATCGACGCAACCGGAAAGATCGTGCGCGACGTGCAAACGCCGGCGATCTTCGAACAAGATTATTCCGCCAAGAGCCACACGCTCTTCCGCGCCGTCTATCGCGAGCTTGCCAGCCCTCGCGCCGGCACCGCTTCGACCAAGAAACGCGACGAAGTCGCGGGCGGCGGACGCAAGCCCTGGCGTCAGAAGGGCACCGGCCGGGCGCGGCAGGGTTCGATTCGCTCGCCGCAATGGCGTCACGGCGGCGTCGTCTTCGGGCCGCAGCCGCGCAGCTACGTGACCGATCTCAATAAAAAGGAGCGCAAGCTCGCGTTCCTCGCGGCGCTGGCCGACCGGTTCAAGAACGGCGCGATCACCGTGCTCGACGCCGCCGGGTTCTCGCTCACCAAGACCAACGATTTTGCCAAACTCGTTTTCGGCAGCGGCAAGGCGGCCAAAACGGGGCCGTCGACGCTGATCGTGACGGTGAAGGGCGAGGCCAATGCGGACGCGATCGAGCGCGTTGCGCGCAATCTGCGCAAAGTCTCCGTGACCGATACGGGAGCCCTCGACGTCAAGGACGTGCTGCGCTTCGAACGCATCATCTTCACGACCTCGGCGTACGACGCGCTCGGGGGACCCGCGGGCTCTGCCCGCGGGGGCGCGAAGCGCGAAGCGCGTAGCGCCGTTAAAACACTAGGGGTCCCCGAAGTGCAAAGCACTTTGGGGGAGGGCAAATAA
- the rplW gene encoding 50S ribosomal protein L23, translating to MDARDVILSPRITEKSMANALGTQYTFVVHPHATKTQIRHAIEQIFSVNVMSVNTVNVGGKARNFARRANRTSGKQSDFKKAIVTLKPGQKIELGGVNYFEQ from the coding sequence ATGGACGCACGCGATGTGATCCTCTCGCCGCGCATCACCGAGAAATCGATGGCCAATGCGCTGGGAACCCAGTATACGTTTGTCGTGCATCCGCATGCGACCAAAACGCAGATCCGTCACGCGATCGAGCAGATCTTCAGCGTGAACGTCATGAGCGTCAACACGGTCAACGTGGGCGGGAAAGCCCGCAACTTCGCGCGTCGCGCCAACCGCACCAGCGGCAAGCAGAGCGACTTCAAGAAGGCGATCGTCACTTTGAAGCCCGGTCAAAAGATCGAACTAGGCGGCGTCAATTACTTCGAGCAATGA
- the rplB gene encoding 50S ribosomal protein L2 — MPVKKYRPTSPGRRFVTTMDFSDLSKVDPEKSLVEVRKKHSGRNNNGHITVRHKGGGTRKQYRIIDFKRSKDGIPAKVASVEYDPNRSARIALLHYKDGEKRYILAPLGLRVGDVVESGAAADIKPGNTLPIKNIPVGSVIHNIELRPGQGGKLVRSAGVAAQLMAKEDDYSQVRMPSGEVRKIHIECRATIGQLGNVEHENQVIGKAGRSRHLGKRPAVRGIAMNPVDHPHGGGEARSTSGRPPTTPWGQMTMGKKTRRNKRTTKMIVRKRGSK; from the coding sequence ATGCCAGTGAAAAAATACAGGCCCACAAGCCCCGGCCGGCGCTTCGTGACCACGATGGACTTCTCCGATCTTTCCAAGGTCGATCCGGAAAAGTCATTGGTCGAGGTTCGCAAGAAGCATTCGGGCCGCAACAACAACGGGCACATCACCGTTCGTCATAAGGGCGGCGGCACGCGCAAGCAGTACCGGATCATCGATTTCAAGCGCTCCAAGGACGGCATTCCGGCCAAGGTCGCGAGCGTCGAGTACGATCCGAACCGTTCCGCGCGCATCGCCCTGCTCCATTACAAGGATGGCGAAAAGCGCTACATCTTGGCCCCGCTCGGACTGCGGGTCGGCGACGTCGTGGAATCCGGCGCAGCGGCCGACATCAAGCCCGGCAACACGCTGCCAATCAAGAACATCCCGGTGGGCAGCGTCATCCACAACATCGAGCTTCGTCCCGGACAGGGAGGCAAGCTCGTGCGGTCCGCCGGCGTCGCGGCGCAGTTGATGGCCAAGGAAGACGATTACTCCCAGGTGCGCATGCCCTCGGGCGAAGTGCGCAAGATTCACATCGAGTGCCGCGCCACGATCGGTCAGCTCGGGAACGTCGAGCACGAAAACCAAGTGATCGGCAAGGCCGGCCGGTCGCGCCATCTCGGCAAACGCCCGGCGGTTCGCGGCATCGCGATGAACCCGGTCGATCACCCGCACGGCGGCGGTGAGGCGCGTTCCACCTCGGGGCGTCCGCCGACCACGCCCTGGGGTCAGATGACGATGGGTAAAAAGACGCGCCGCAACAAGCGCACGACCAAGATGATCGTTCGTAAGCGAGGTTCGAAATAA
- the rpsS gene encoding 30S ribosomal protein S19 → MGRSLKKGPFVADHLLKKVEKLNETREKRVVKTWSRASTIVPSMVGHTIGVHNGRAHVPVYITENMVGHKLGEFAPTRGFRGHGGDKAAVKA, encoded by the coding sequence ATGGGACGTTCACTGAAAAAGGGGCCGTTCGTTGCGGATCACCTTCTCAAGAAGGTCGAGAAGCTGAACGAAACGCGCGAGAAGCGCGTCGTCAAGACGTGGAGCCGGGCGTCGACGATCGTTCCGTCGATGGTCGGTCACACGATCGGCGTGCACAACGGAAGAGCGCACGTGCCCGTCTACATTACGGAGAACATGGTCGGACACAAGCTCGGCGAGTTCGCGCCGACCCGCGGCTTTCGGGGTCATGGCGGCGATAAGGCGGCGGTGAAGGCATGA
- the rplV gene encoding 50S ribosomal protein L22, whose translation MTPETSLSSGPQAVAHLKFVRMAPRKLRRVADAIRGKSVREALTMLAFAGVYASEPIEKLVRSAVANAGNNHDMNTDELYITRITVDGGPGGRFTKRLDPRAQGRAYFKRKRLSHVTVVVSETPPQKKRRARSGASVSTKRTPVRRATPKRTAKAAASFDKAQD comes from the coding sequence ATGACGCCCGAAACGTCGCTGAGCTCGGGGCCACAAGCCGTCGCACATCTAAAGTTCGTTCGCATGGCGCCGCGCAAGCTGCGTCGCGTCGCCGACGCGATCCGTGGGAAGAGCGTGCGCGAGGCGCTGACCATGCTCGCGTTCGCCGGCGTCTATGCCTCGGAGCCGATCGAGAAGCTCGTCCGCAGTGCGGTCGCAAACGCGGGCAACAACCACGACATGAACACCGATGAGCTCTATATCACGCGCATCACCGTCGACGGTGGTCCCGGCGGCCGTTTCACCAAACGCCTCGATCCGCGGGCGCAAGGCCGTGCGTATTTCAAACGCAAGCGCCTCTCGCACGTGACGGTCGTGGTCAGCGAAACGCCGCCGCAGAAGAAGCGCAGAGCGCGCAGCGGCGCGTCGGTTTCCACCAAACGCACTCCGGTGCGCCGCGCCACTCCCAAACGTACCGCCAAAGCCGCTGCGTCCTTCGACAAGGCTCAGGATTAA
- the rplP gene encoding 50S ribosomal protein L16 produces MLTPKRVKWRKVQRGRMTGRALRGSALTFGEYGLQAMEPCWMTNRQIEAARIAMTRHIKRGGKVWIKVFPDKPVTKKPAEVRMGAGKGNPEFWVAVVRPGRVLFELSGVEPVVAKEALRLAASKLPIETKIVSREEASA; encoded by the coding sequence ATGTTGACGCCTAAACGAGTGAAGTGGCGCAAAGTGCAGCGCGGGCGCATGACCGGGCGCGCACTGCGAGGCAGCGCGCTCACCTTCGGCGAGTACGGCTTGCAGGCGATGGAACCGTGTTGGATGACCAACCGTCAAATCGAGGCGGCGCGTATCGCGATGACGCGCCACATCAAGCGCGGCGGTAAGGTGTGGATCAAGGTCTTCCCCGATAAGCCGGTGACGAAGAAGCCCGCCGAAGTCCGCATGGGCGCCGGTAAGGGTAATCCGGAGTTCTGGGTTGCCGTCGTGCGTCCGGGACGCGTGCTCTTCGAACTCTCCGGCGTCGAGCCCGTCGTTGCGAAGGAAGCACTGCGCCTTGCAGCTTCCAAATTGCCGATCGAAACGAAGATCGTTTCGCGCGAGGAGGCGAGCGCATGA
- the rpmC gene encoding 50S ribosomal protein L29, with translation MNELRGLTMGELQQKARDTKSELFNLRFALRTGHLTDFSKIKAMRRAYAQIQTVISEKRLAEEQHGAA, from the coding sequence TTGAACGAACTGCGGGGTCTGACGATGGGCGAGCTGCAGCAAAAGGCACGCGACACAAAGTCCGAGCTCTTCAATCTGCGCTTTGCCCTGCGTACCGGGCATCTGACCGATTTCAGCAAGATCAAGGCGATGCGCCGCGCGTACGCCCAGATTCAGACCGTCATTTCCGAGAAGCGATTGGCCGAGGAGCAGCATGGAGCAGCGTAA